Within Microbacterium oryzae, the genomic segment CAACCTCGACAACGATCCACCCCGTTTCGTCTCGGTCGCTGCGCTCCCTCGCTCAACGTCCGAGAGGGGGCCGCGACCATCCCGGACGTTGAGCGAGCGAAGCGAGACGAAACGCCGTGAGCCGGCCTCGGAAGCCCTCACCCCGTTGCCTCTCCCTCGATGTCGGAGGCCGCGCCATCCGCTCGCTTCGCCGCGCGCTGACGCCTACTCCAGCCACGCACGGCCTCGAAGCCCTCCTCCATCAGCAGCGTGCGCTTCGCGTGGCTCCAGCCCTGGATCTGCTTCTCCCAGAGGAACGCGTCGTCCATCCGCTCGAACTCGGCGTGCCAGCGCAGGGTGACAGGGCGCCGGCCGGTGCGCCGGGTGTATGCGGCTCCCTGTCCGAGCTGGTGCTGCGCGAGCCGCAGGTCGAGGTCACGGGTGCTGCCGACGTAGTACGTGCCGTCGGCGCACTCGAGGATGTAGACGTACGGCATGCGGAGAATGTAGCCGAATGCGGACATCCGGCGCGTGAGTTCTCCACAGGGGGCGTCGTCGAGGGCGGGTTGCGGCGTTTCGACTCGCTTCGCTCGCTCAACGTCCGAGAAGAGACGTATCCACCGCGTTCCGGTTCGCTTCGCTCGCTCAACGTCCGAGACGTGCGGGCCTTAGAACTCCTCGTACTCGGCGGGATCCTGATCCGCCAGACGGCCATCCGGACGACCCAGCGCGGTGATCGCGGCGATCTCCTCCTCGACCAGCTCCACCTCGAGCGCCCCGAGGTTCTCGAGCTGACGCTTGTCGCTCGCTGCCTTCGGGATGGGGATGGCGCCGCGCGCGATCGCCCACGCCAGCACCGTCTGCCCGGGCGTGACGTCGTGCTTGCGCGCGATGTCGACGATGACCTCGTCTTCGAGGATGCCGGTCTCGCGACCGAGCGGGCTCCACGCCTCGGTGAGGATGCCGTGTTCGGCGTTGAAGCGGATGCACTCCTCCTGCGGGAAGTGCGGGTGCATCTCGATCTGGTTCACCTGCGGCAGCTCGCCGGTCTCGCGCACGAGGCGCTCGAGGTGCTCCGGCAGGAAGTTGCAGACGCCGATCGCCTTTACGATGCCGGCGTCGCGCGCCTCGATGAGCGCCTGCCACGCCTCCACGTACTTGTCGGTCTTCGGGTTCGGCCAGTGGATGAGCAGCAGATCGAGGTGGCCGAGGCCCGTCCGGTAGACGCTCTCCTCGATCGAGGGGATGGCCGCATCGCGCTCCTGATGACGTCCCTCGAGCTTCGACGTGACGATGAGCTCGTCGCGGTCGATGCCGGAGCGGCGCACGCCCTCCCCCACGGTCCCCTCGTTCTCGTAGTTGAACGCGGAGTCGATCAGCCGGTAGCCCTTGTCGACGGCGCGAGCGACGGCATCCGCGCCGTCCGCCCCCTTCAGTCCGTAGGTGCCGAAGCCGAGAACCGGCAGCTCGAGTCCGCCGTGTGCAGTCCAGGTGGGGATCGTCATGCTCCCTTCCTAGAGGCGAGGGGCGGATGGCCTCAAAGGGTTGACAGCGGATGGTCCCTGCCGAACATTGAGCGACCGAGCGCCAGCGAGCGAGACGAAACGCCGCACCCGATCAGCCGACCTGCATCTCCGCGAGCCGAGGCGGGTCCGCACCATCCTTCGACACGGTCAGAGCCGCCGATCTCTGAGCGACCTCGAGGAGCGCGACCCACTCGTCGCGAGGCAGCGTGCTCTCCCGGATGGCGGCGGCGGCACCACGCGCGGCTATCGCGTACAGAAGGCCGGACATGAACGCGTCGCCGGCCCCGATGGTGTCCACTACCTGCACCGGCTCGCCGAGCGAGCGGCTCCACCGCTCCGCACCGGCAGCCGCGGCGTAGCCCTCGCCGCCGCGAGTCACGACGACCAGCCGCGGCCCGAGTGCAGTCACACGCTCGAGCACCTGCTCGATCGTGGCGGACGGGTAGAGCCAGGCCGCGTCCTCGTCACTCAGCTTCACGACGTGACTCGCCGATATGAGCTCCTCGGTGCGCTGCACCGCTCGAAGGCGGTCCGTGAGCAGAGCGGGGCGGATGTTCGGATCGAAGCTCACGAGAGAGCCGAGCGCCGCTCGGCGCACGGCCTCTGCGACGCTCTCACTCCCGGGTTCGAGGTACGCGCCCAGGGAGCCGGCGTGGACGAGGCCGTACCCGTCGACATCCACCGGCCCGAGATCCCACCGCAGGGAGAAGTCGTACTCCGCCGCGCCGGTCTCCGACGAGATCGTCGCGATCGCCGACGACGTCGCCCCATCCGCACGGGTGCCATCCGCCAATGCGACGTTCGAGCCCTGCAGGTGCCGCGTGATGAGCGCGCCGTGTGCATCGCTGCCGATGCACGTCGCGAGCTCCACCTCGATGCCGAGCCGCCCCAGGCCCACGGCGACGTTCATAGGTGAGCCGCCCGGGAACGCCTCACCCGAGACGACGTCGACCAGGGCCTCGCCGAGTACCAGCGCGCGCATCATCCCGCTGCTCCATCGGTCAAGTCGCTCACCTGCAGCAGAGTGACGTTCCCGCCCTCGACGTGCTTCAGTGTTATGTGCCGCTCCTCCCCGAGGAACACCACCTCGGTGAGAGTACGCAGCCCGTCGGCGGCGAAGACCTCGATGGACCCGTGGTCGAGAACGAAGGTGACGCGGGCAGCTGCGCCGTCAGGCAGCGTCAGTCGCTCGACGCTCGCGAACGAGCTGACGTCACCATCGAACCCGGCGTCGCGTCGGTCCAGATGAATGCTCCCCGCTGCGCCGTCGATCCGCACGGACACCGAGTTGTCGCCGTCGCCGAACTCGAGGTCGGCGACGGCCCCCTCGCTGATCTCGACGTCCAGGCGCGCGAGCGCGGGCAGCGCGACGGCCGCCCCGCGGGCAAGATCGACATGATCCTCGACGGCCACGGCCGGCGGCAGCACAGGTGAGGACCGCAACTGCGGGCGGCCCTCGGCGGAGACGAGGGAGAGCTTGCGCGCCAGGGTCATCGCACCACGCCACGGTCGCGTCGGCATGTGATGGGCGTAGTCCCAGTTGCTCATCCACGCGATCAGCGTGCGGTCCGCCTCCGGCAGGCCGCTGAAGGTGACACCCGCATAGCAGTCCCTTCCCCAGTCCAGCCAGTCGAGATCGGCGAGCCCGGGGTCGTCCGCGCCTCGAAGAGGCCAATCCCGGTCGGCCGTGAAGGTGTGTCCGTCGAAATCGCCGACCACATACTGCGTGCCGGACCCGCCCGCGACCCCGCCCGGATTGAGCGAGACCAGCATGACCCACTTGCGCGACGACGCGTCGCCATCCACCGGCAGCGGGAAGAGATCCGGGCACTCCCACACGCCGCCCATCGCACCCGCCGGCCCGTAGGACGACATGTATGTCCACCGCTTCAGGTCGTCTGACCGGTAGAGAAGCACGCGATGCTCGGCTGCCTCGACGGCCACCATGACCCAGTGCTCGCCATCCTCACCGCTGTAGCGGAACACCTTGGGGTCGCGGAAGTCCGCGGACCCGCGGTCGAGCACGGGATTGCCGGCGTACTTCTGCCAGGTCTGGCCCTCGTCGAGGCTGTACGCGAGGGCCTGCGCCTGCGTGCCGTCCCGGGTCGCCGAGGTGTAGATCGCCACCATGGCGACGCTGCCGTCGTCTGCGAAGCCCGAGGAATTCGTGTGGTCGACGACGGCGGACCCGGAGAAGATCTGCTCGTTCTCGTCGTACGGGATCGCGAGCGGCTGCTCCTCCCACGAGACGAGGTCTGCGCTCGTCGCATGGCCCCAGCTGATGTCGCCGTGTCCGAGCCCGTTCGGGTTGTGCTGGAAGAACAGATGGTAAGTCCCCCGGTGGTAGACGAGCCCATTGGGGTCGTTCATCCAGTTCCGAGCCGGAGTGAAGTGAGCTCGCGGGCGCGCGTGGAGGCGCGCGGACGGCACGGTGCCCGCCGCGGTCATCCCTTCACTCCCGACGCGGCGATCGAGTTGACGAAAGAGCGCTGGAACGCGACGAACAGCGCCAGCACCGGCACTGTGATGATGCTGGCGTACGCCATGATCTGCCCCCACGACACGTTGAGCTGCTTGAAGTAGTCGATGCCGACCATCACCGGACGAACGGATTCGCTCTGAGTCACCATCAGCGGCCACAGGTACTGGTTCCACGCCGGCAAGAAGGTCAGGATGGCGGCGGTCGCCACTGCCGGGCCGGCGAGCGGCATCACGATGCTGCGGTAGATGCGGAACCACCCCGCCCCATCGACGCGCGCCGCTTCGTCCAGCTCCCGCGGGATGGAATCGAAGTACTGATAGAAGAGGAAGATCGAGAAGGCGTTGGCGATGAATGGCACGATCTGCACGGCGTACGTGTCAAGCCATCCCTGAAGGAACTCGGCCCCGTCGAAGTACGGCAGCTGGTTGACCCACCAGAGCATCGGCACGGCCATCACCTCGAACGGCACAATGAGCGTCGCCAGAACGATGCCGAGCAGCACCTTGCGGCCCGGGAGGCGCATCCGCGCCAGCGCGAAGGCGGCCATCGAGTTGACGACGAGGCCGAGCAGCACCGTCAGAGCCGAGATCATGACCGAGTTCATCAGGAACTGCGCGAACGGCACGCGTTCGAACACGCCGACGTAGTTGTCGAGCGAGAGCTCTCCGACGGGCAGGAAGGCACGGAGCCCGCCGAGATCGGCGAAGATCTGGAGGTCGGGCTTGAAACTCGACACGATCATGAACACCAGCGGAAGCCCGAAGACGAGCGCCAGCAGGATCTTCGCGACGAGCAGCAGCGCAGCGCTCCAGCGGCCAGCGGGCGCCTTCCTTCCGGGGTTGGCGACGTCGCCGATGTCCTTCAGCAGTGGCCGGTTGGCGAGTGCGCTCATCGGCTTGCCTCCTTATCCCGGGTGAGGAAGTTCTGGATGAGCGTGACGACGAGCACGAGCACGAAGAACACGAGCGAGATCGCCGCGGCGTAACCGGTCTGCTGCTGCTGGAAGCCGGAGCGGACCGTCATGTACACGAGCGTCGACGTGGAGTCGAGTGGGCCGCCCTGGGTCATGATGTTCACCTGCGAGAACAGGCCGAACGCGGCGATGGTGATGGTGATCAGGATGAACACCCGCGTTGCGCGCAGACCGGGCCACGTGACATTGGTGAACTGCTGCCACTTGGAGGCACCATCGAGTGCGGCTGCCTCGTAGAGCTCCTCGGGAATCGTCTGCAGTCCGGACAGCCAGATGATCATGTGGAAGCCCATCGCCTGCCAGATCGACATGACGATGATCGCGAAGAGCGACCAGCGCGGGTCGGCCAGCCAGTCCGGGCCCTCGATGCCGATGCGGGCGAGGAGCAGGTTGATCAGCCCGTCCTTCTGATACATGAACAACCAGAGCATCGACACGACGACGATGGAGGTGACCACCGGCAGGAAGTAGATCGTGCGGAAGAACGTGGTGCCGCGCGTCTTGCTGTTGACGAGAACGGCCATCACCAGCGCGACTGCCGACTGCACGGGCACGATGACGACCGTGAAGACGATGGTGTTGCGCAGCGATGCCCAGAAGGTCTCGTCCGTGAACAGGTTGCTGAAGTTCTGCAGCCCGATGAACTGGCCGGGTACGGGTGAGATGAGTCGCGTGTTGGTGAACGCCAGGATGAACGTCAGCGCGATCGGGATGATCAAGAACATGATGATCAGCACCGCCGCCGGCAGGAGCATCGCGAGAGCGGTGACCTGCTCCTTGCCCTGACCCTGGATGCGTCCCGCGCGGGGGCTGGTTGCGACCTCTGCCCGGGGAGGGCGGTGCAGCGTTGTGGACATGGGGCTCCTCCGAGTCGATCCGGGCGACCCTTCGTCGGGTCGCCCGGATCACGCGCTACTGGTTGTAGTTGTTCTGCTTCTGGTTGGCGTCGATCTCCTTGACGGCCTTGTCGAGCGCCTGCTTCGGGTCCGCGCCGTTGAGGATGTCCTGCGTCGTCTTGGTGAACGTGGTGGCGATGAACGGGTACCCGGGCGTGACCGGGCGCACCTGCGCGTAGTCCTTCGCGAAATCGCGGAAGATCTCGTTCTCGCCGCCGTCTCCGTACCCGGGCACGATGGCCGCGGCTCCGTCGGTGGCGGGGATGGTCGCAGCGGCTTCGGCGACCGCAGCGACATTCTCGTCCTGCGCCGCGAATTCGAGATAGGCCAGCGCCCCCTCGGGGTCGTCGCACGAAGCGGACATCCCCCACTGCCACGAGCCACCGCCGATGGTCGGCCCGTTCCCGAAGTCGACCGCCGGGAGGAAGAGCGCGTCGTCGCCCAGCTGCTCCCGGACCGGCGCCGCCGCCCAGCTTCCGGCGTAGATCAGTCCGGTCTTGCCGTTGAGGAAGTCGGCAGTCTGGTCGGTCGCGGACTTCGCCGCGATCAGGCCATCCTGCACCAGGCCCTGGAACCACGTCGCCCACTCGATCGCGGCGTCTCCGTTGAGCACACCGTCGGCGCTCTCGTAGCCGTCGCGCTCGATGAGGTCGCCGCCGAAGCTCTGCAGCATCGGCGAGTACGCGTACGGGTACCACTCGCCCACATCGGCGGTGTTGAAGTTCGCCGCGTAGTCGAACTGTCCGCTCTCCTTCAGCTTGGCCAGGGCTGAGTCAAGCTCCTCCCGAGTCCACGGCTCGTCCGCGTTCGGGATGCGGATGCCGTTCGACTCGAGGATGGTCTTGCTCGAGATCATCGTGAGCGCGACGTCGTAGAAGCCGTAGGAGTAGATCTCGTCGTTATAGGTGCCGATCGTCGACGGCAGGAAGGGCTCGAGCGCGTCTTCCATTCCGCTCAGCGGGGCGAGGTATCCAGCCCACGCCCAGTTCGGAACGTTCGGACCATCGATGTCGAGAATGCAGGGCAGCTTCTTCGAAGAGGCTGCCGCCGTGACGGACTGGTTGTACGACTCCTGCGGGAACGCCTGCACCTCGACGGTGTAGTCGTCCTGGCTCGCGTTGAAATCGTCGACGATCCCCTGGATCGCGCCGAGCTCCGCCTCGTTCCCCGCGTTGTGGGTCCAGAGTGCGATGGTCCCCTCCTCGCCGGAGGAGGACCCGCCGCGAGCGCAGCCGGCGAAGCCGACCGTCATCCCGGCGACCAGCGTCACGCCGAGGATCTTGATTGCTGTCTTCTTCATCGAAGTTCTCCCTGTGAGGCAGAAGAGTGCTGAATGGATTTAGCGGTAACGGTAACAGCGCGTGAGAGGAGTTGCAAGCCGCCTGCTGAATTGATTCAGCACCGCATGGGCTAGCGTGTATCGCAGGAGGAGCGGATGACTCAGAAGCGACCGACTCTCGCTGATGTGGCGAAGCTGTCCGGCATGTCGAAGACGGCGGTCAGCCTGATTCTGAACGACCGCCCCGGATCGCGTCTCTCCCCGGAAGCAGCGGAGCGCATCCGGGCGGCCGCGGCTCAGCTCGGATACAAGCCCAATCCCGCGGCTCAGAGTCTCCGTCTCGGGAAGACCCGCTCCGTCGGGTTCATCTCGGATGAGGTCACACTCACCCGCTACGCCTCGGGCATGATCAAAGGCGTCCTCCATGCCGCGCGCGATCTCGACCACACCGTTCTCATCGCCGAGACGGAAGGCGACCTCGACAACGTGGGTCTCGCCATGGAGTCGATGCTCGACCGCCGCGTGGATGGCCTCATCGTCGGCCTGATGGGCGCGCGCGTCGTCGACCTGCCCCGGCCATCGCAGGACATCCCGCTCGTGATCGTCAACGGCCGCACCCCCACGGGCGTGCCGAGCATCTTGCCAGACGAGCGCGCAGCGGGGCGCGAGGTCGCGTCCGAGCTGATCGAGGCGGGGCACCGTCGCATCGGGATCATCGGCGAACTCCCCGAGATCGCCGCGAACCCTCGCAAGAGCGTCTCGATCGGTGCTCGCTTCGTCGGCATTGACGAGGCGTTCGCTGCCGCCGGCATACGACCGGAGCGTATGCAACTCTCCGAGTGGAGCCCGGCGATCGGACACGACGCCGCGCTGGAGATGCTCGCGGCTTATCCCGACCTCACCGCCCTGTTAGCAGGCAACGACAACGTCGCCTTCGGCATCTTCCAGGCCCTGAGCTCTCTCGGCCTCCGCGTGCCGGAAGACGTCTCGGTGATCTCCTTCGACGACGAGGAACTCGCCGGTTACCTGAGGCCGGGCCTGACCACCGCTCGGCTGCCCTACGAGGAGATGGCCCGCCTCGGCGTCGAGATGATCCTCGGACGCCGCGAACTCGCCGACGCCAGGATCACGATGCCTCTCATGCGCCGACAGTCGGTCGCCCGGATCTGATACTGCGGCTCCCTCCGCTCGCTCAGCGCACCGTATGGGAGCTCTCCACCCCAGGACGTTGGTCGAACGGTCTCACGAACGGCTCACCCCGTCTCGTCTCGCTCCGCTCGCTGCCGGACGTTGAGCGACGGAGCGCCAGCGAGGGAGACGAAACGCCGTGACCCGGTCCCGACAACGGCCCGCCCCGTTTCGTCTCGCTCCGCTCGCTCAACGTCCGAGAGGGGAGGCACCCCACCCCCCGGACGTTGAGCGACGGAGCGCCAGCGAGGGAGACGAAACGCGGCGACCCGGTCCTGAGAACACCTCGCCCCGTTTCGTCTCGCTCCGCTCGCCCAACGTCCGAGAGAGGAGACACCCCAACCCCCCCCGGACGTTGAGCGACCGAGCGCCAGCGAGGGAGACGAAACGCGGCGACCCGGTCCCGAGAACACCTCGCCCCGTTTCGTCTCGCTCCGCTCGCCCAACGTCCGAGAGAGGAGACACCCCAACCTCCCCCCCCCCCCCCCCGGACGTTGAGCGACCGAGCGCCAGCGAGGGAGACGAAACGCGGCGACCCGGTCCTGAGAACACCTCGCCCCGTTTCGTCTCGCTCCGCTCGCTCAACTGTCACTGTGTATAGCGGCTGGCGGTGCTGGCTGGCAGGCTCGGTTCCGGTTGCTGGCTCGTGGTGTGACTCCTCGCTCAACTGGCCTCTCCCTCGGGGGAGTGCCTTGCACTCGATTCGTCCGCTGCGAGTTGGTGCCGGGACCGGCCTGGCCCATCGCGGTGACTTGATAGAAGCAAGCCTTCGTGGCTCCTGACAGTGTTGTCCCGCGGTGACTTCACCCCAGAACCGGTCCCGGCGTTCACGACCGTCCCGTTCGCTCGAAGTGGAGAGATCGCAATGACAATCGTCGCAGAGCATTACCAGTTCGTCACGGGCGTGGACACCCACGCCCGCCGCCACCAGTTCGCGGTCCTCAACGCCGCCGGCCACGTCCTCGAGGAGCGCTCGTACCCGACCGATCCGGCCGGCATCGCCCGCAGCGTGGAATGGGCCCGGTCCCGAACTGCGGGAGGTGCCCTGCTGGTCTCGATCGACGGGGCCGGGTCGTACGGGCGGCTGCTGACGGACGCGTTCCTGCGCGCCGGGATCGATGTGACCCAGGCGCCCGTCATCCGGTACCGGCCCGACGGGAAAGACGACCGCATCGACGCCCGCCTGGCGGCATCGTCGGTGCTCCCGCTGGAGCAGGACGCCCTCGCCCGCCCGCGCACCGGAGCGGAGCAGGAGGCGCTGCAGATCCTCCTCACCGCACGCACGAGCATGACCCGGGAACGCACCGCGACGATCAACGCCCTCACCGGGCTGCTGCGCCGCCACGACCTCGGCATCGACGCGCGCCGGCCGCTGCGGACCGGGCAGATCGCGCAGATCGCCGCATGGCGATCCCACCCCACTGACCCCCTCGACGCCGCCATCGCACGGCGAGAAGCGACCCGCCTGGCCCGCCGGATCCGGGAGCTCGCCGAGCAGCTCGTGGAGAACAACACCACCCTGCGGGACCTCGTCACCGCCGTCGCCCCGCGACTGCTCGACGAGCCCGGCGTCGGCCCCGTCAGCGCCGCGACGGTCTACGTCGCCTGGTCCCACCCCGGCCGGGTCCGCTGCGAGGCCGCGTTCGCGCGCCTGGCGGGCGTCGCCCCGAAACCCGTCTCCACCGGCAACCATCACCGCCACCGCCTCGACCGCACCGGCGACAGACGCCTCAACGCCGCCCTCCACCGCGTCGTCATCACCCGCTGGCGCGCACACCCGCAAACCCTCGAATACACCGCCCGCCGCCGAGCCGAAGGACGCACCGACCGCGACATCCGACGCGCCCTCAAACGCATCGTCGCCCGTCAACTCTTCCGACTCCTCCAAGCCAGTTGACACACATAGAAGCTTCGTCCGAGAGAGGAGACACCCCAACCCCCCCCGGACGTTGAGCGACCGAGCGCCAGCGAGGGAGACGAAACGCGGCGACCCGGTCCCGAGAACACCTCGCCCCGTTTCGTCTCGCTTCGCTCGCTCAACGTCCGAGAGGAAAGGACCCACCCCACCCCGTTTCGTCTCGCTTCGCTCGCTCCACGCCCGAGAAGGGACCACGGCCATCCCCGGGGTACGCGAAAGCGGGGCCGCCCCGAAGGGCGACCCCGCTGACGAAGCGAGTTCGAAGAACTTACTTGATGATCTTGGTCACCGTGCCGGCGCCGACGGTGCGGCCACCCTCACGGATCGCGAAGCCGAGGCCCTCTTCCATGGCGATGGGCTGGATGAGCTCCACCGTCATGTCCGTGGTGTCGCCGGGCATGACCATCTCGGTGCCCTCAGGCAGCGAGATGACGCCGGTGACGTCCGTGGTGCGGAAGTAGAACTGCGGGCGGTAGTTCGTGTAGAAGGGGTTGTGACGCCCACCCTCGTCCTTGGACAGGATGTACGCGGTGCCCTCGAAGTTGGTGTGAGGGGTAACCGAACCCGGCTTCACGACGACCTGGCCGCGCTCGACGTCCTCGCGCTTGAGGCCACGGAGCAGGAGACCGCAGTTCTCGCCGGCCCATGCCTCGTCGAGCTGCTTGTGGAACATCTCGATACCGGTGACCGTGGTCTTCTGCGTCGGGCGGATGCCGACGATCTCGACCTCGGAGTTGATCGCGAGGGTGCCACGCTCGGCGCGGCCCGTGACGACGGTTCCACGACCGGTGATCGTGAAGACGTCCTCGATGGGCATGAGGAACGGCTTGTCCTTGTCACGCACCGGGTCGGGGATCGACTCGTCGACGGCGTTCATGAGCTCGACGATGGACTCGGTCCACTGAGCGTCGCCCTCGAGAGCCTTGAGGCCCGAGACGCGGACGACAGGAGCGTTGTCGCCGTCGAAGTCCTGCGACGAGAGGAGCTCGCGAACCTCGAGCTCGACGAGCTCCAGGATCTCCTCGTCGTCGACCATGTCCGACTTGTTCAGCGCGACGAGCAGGTAGGGAACGCCGACCTGCTTGGCGAGCAGCACGTGCTCACGCGTCTGAGCCATGGGACCATCGGTCGCGGCGACCACGAGGATCGCGCCGTCCATCTGGGCGGCACCGGTGATCATGTTCTTGATGTAGTCAGCGTGACCAGGGGCGTCGACGTGAGCGTAGTGACGCTTGGGCGTCTCGTACTCGACGTGCGAGATGTTGATCGTGATGCCGCGCTGGCGCTCCTCGGGAGCGGAGTCGATCGACGAGAAGTCGCGCTGGACGTTGGTGGCCGACGGGAACTTGTCGGCGAGCACCTTCGAGATCGCCGCGGTGAGCGTCGTCTTGCCGTGGTCGACGTGACCGATCGTTCCGATGTTCACGTGCGGCTTGGTGCGCTCGAACTTGGCCTTAGCCACTGGGTCCTCCTCAGGACGGTCATGTGAAGAGCACGGTCGCTGGATTGCGACCGGGGCTCTCCGGGGATGTTTTTCAGTCTAGTAGAGACTCGTTATGAAGTTTTGATCAGTGCCGGGGCCGACTTCGCAGCCGACCCCGGCGAGCCTAGACGACTCAGGCGACTACTCGCCCTTGCCCTTCTGGACGATTTCCTCGGCCACAGCCTTCGGGACCTCGGCGTAGCTGTCGAACTCCATGGAGTAGACGGCACGGCCGGAGGTCTTCGAACGCAGGTCGCCGATGTAGCCGAACATGCTCGAGAGCGGGACGAGGGCCTTGACGACCTTCACACCCTGAGCGTCCTCCATCGACTGCACCTGGCCACGACGCGAGTTCAGGTCGCCGATGACGTCGCCCATGTACTCCTCGGGAGTACGCACCTCGACGGCCATGAGCGGCTCGAGGATGACGGGGCTCGCCTTGCGGATGGCCTCCTTGAAGCCCATCGAGCCGGCGATCTTGAACGCCATCTCCGAGGAGTCGACGTCGTGCGACGCGCCATCGATGAGGATCGCCTTCACGCCGACCATCGGGTAGCCCGCGACGACGCCGACGTTCATGGCGTCCTGGAAGCCCTGGTTGGTGGGCTCGATGTACTCGCGCGGGATACGGCCACCGGTGACCTTGTTCTCGAACTCGTACGTCTTGTCCGCCGTGACCTCGAGCGGCTCGATCGCGAACTGGATCTTCGCGAACTGACCCGAACCACCGGTCTGCTTCTTGTGCGTGTAGTCGTGACGCTCGACGGCCTTGCGGATCGTCTCGCGGTACGCCACCTGCGGCTTGCCCACGTTGGCCTCGACCTTGAACTCGCGCTTCATGCGGTCCACGAGGATGTCGAGGTGCAGCTCGCCCATGCCCTTGACGACCGTCTGGCCGGTCTCGGCGTTGTTCTCGACGCGGAACGTCGGGTCCTCTTCGGCGAGCTTCTGGATGGCCAGGCCGAGCTTCTCCTGGTCGGCCTTCGTCTTCGGCTCGATCGCGACCTCGATGACCGGCTCCGGGAACGTCATCGACTCGAGGACGACCTGGTTCGCCGGGTCGGAGAGGGTGTCACCGGTGGTGGTGTCCTTCAGACCGATGACCGCGTAGATGTGGCCCGCGGTGACCGAGTCGACCGGGTTCTCCTTGTTGGCGTGCATCTGGAAGATCTTCCCGATGCGCTCCTTCTTGCCCTTGGTCGAGTTGACGACCTGCGCACCGGAGTCGAGGTGACCCGAGTAGACGCGGATGTAGGTCAGACGACCGAAGAAGGGGTGCGTGACGACCTTGAACGCGAGAGCAGCGAACGGCTCCTCGCGGTCGGCGTGACGCTCGATGATCGTCTCTTCGTTCTTCGGGTCGTGGGCCTCGATGGCCGGCACGTCGAGGGGCGAAGGGAGGTAGTCGACGACCGCGTCGAGCATCGGCTGCACGCCGCGGTTCTTGAAGGCCGAACCACAGAGAACCGGGTAGACCTCGGAGGCGATCGTCATCTTGCGGATGGCGCCCTTGACCTCTTCGATCGACAGCTCCTCGCCGCCGAAGTACTTCTCGAGGAGCACGTCGTCGGACTCGGCGACGGTCTCGAGGAGCTTCTCGCGGTACTCGGCAGCCTTGTCGGCGAGCTCGGCGGGGATGTCGCCGGTCTCGTACTTGGCGCCCATGGTCACGTCACCCTTGGCGTCGCCGGGCCACGTGAGGGCACGCATCTCGACGAGG encodes:
- the fusA gene encoding elongation factor G, which produces MAQDVLTDLKKVRNIGIMAHIDAGKTTTTERILFYTGVNHKIGETHDGGATTDWMEQEQERGITITSAAVTCFWDKNQINIIDTPGHVDFTVEVERSLRVLDGAVAVFDGKEGVEPQSETVWRQADKYNVPRICFVNKMDKLGADFYFTVDTIINRLKAKPLVLQLPIGAENDFVGVIDLVEMRALTWPGDAKGDVTMGAKYETGDIPAELADKAAEYREKLLETVAESDDVLLEKYFGGEELSIEEVKGAIRKMTIASEVYPVLCGSAFKNRGVQPMLDAVVDYLPSPLDVPAIEAHDPKNEETIIERHADREEPFAALAFKVVTHPFFGRLTYIRVYSGHLDSGAQVVNSTKGKKERIGKIFQMHANKENPVDSVTAGHIYAVIGLKDTTTGDTLSDPANQVVLESMTFPEPVIEVAIEPKTKADQEKLGLAIQKLAEEDPTFRVENNAETGQTVVKGMGELHLDILVDRMKREFKVEANVGKPQVAYRETIRKAVERHDYTHKKQTGGSGQFAKIQFAIEPLEVTADKTYEFENKVTGGRIPREYIEPTNQGFQDAMNVGVVAGYPMVGVKAILIDGASHDVDSSEMAFKIAGSMGFKEAIRKASPVILEPLMAVEVRTPEEYMGDVIGDLNSRRGQVQSMEDAQGVKVVKALVPLSSMFGYIGDLRSKTSGRAVYSMEFDSYAEVPKAVAEEIVQKGKGE
- a CDS encoding LacI family DNA-binding transcriptional regulator — protein: MTQKRPTLADVAKLSGMSKTAVSLILNDRPGSRLSPEAAERIRAAAAQLGYKPNPAAQSLRLGKTRSVGFISDEVTLTRYASGMIKGVLHAARDLDHTVLIAETEGDLDNVGLAMESMLDRRVDGLIVGLMGARVVDLPRPSQDIPLVIVNGRTPTGVPSILPDERAAGREVASELIEAGHRRIGIIGELPEIAANPRKSVSIGARFVGIDEAFAAAGIRPERMQLSEWSPAIGHDAALEMLAAYPDLTALLAGNDNVAFGIFQALSSLGLRVPEDVSVISFDDEELAGYLRPGLTTARLPYEEMARLGVEMILGRRELADARITMPLMRRQSVARI
- a CDS encoding IS110 family transposase → MTIVAEHYQFVTGVDTHARRHQFAVLNAAGHVLEERSYPTDPAGIARSVEWARSRTAGGALLVSIDGAGSYGRLLTDAFLRAGIDVTQAPVIRYRPDGKDDRIDARLAASSVLPLEQDALARPRTGAEQEALQILLTARTSMTRERTATINALTGLLRRHDLGIDARRPLRTGQIAQIAAWRSHPTDPLDAAIARREATRLARRIRELAEQLVENNTTLRDLVTAVAPRLLDEPGVGPVSAATVYVAWSHPGRVRCEAAFARLAGVAPKPVSTGNHHRHRLDRTGDRRLNAALHRVVITRWRAHPQTLEYTARRRAEGRTDRDIRRALKRIVARQLFRLLQAS
- the tuf gene encoding elongation factor Tu, whose translation is MAKAKFERTKPHVNIGTIGHVDHGKTTLTAAISKVLADKFPSATNVQRDFSSIDSAPEERQRGITINISHVEYETPKRHYAHVDAPGHADYIKNMITGAAQMDGAILVVAATDGPMAQTREHVLLAKQVGVPYLLVALNKSDMVDDEEILELVELEVRELLSSQDFDGDNAPVVRVSGLKALEGDAQWTESIVELMNAVDESIPDPVRDKDKPFLMPIEDVFTITGRGTVVTGRAERGTLAINSEVEIVGIRPTQKTTVTGIEMFHKQLDEAWAGENCGLLLRGLKREDVERGQVVVKPGSVTPHTNFEGTAYILSKDEGGRHNPFYTNYRPQFYFRTTDVTGVISLPEGTEMVMPGDTTDMTVELIQPIAMEEGLGFAIREGGRTVGAGTVTKIIK